The DNA segment ACACGGCCATCTCCCGCCTGACGCGAACCGGCGTCATGGTCGGGACGCTCCCCTACATGGCGCCCGAACAGTTCCACGACGCCAAATCCGCCGACGTGCGCGCGGACGTCTATTCCTTCGGCATCGTGCTCTTCCAGATGCTGACGGGGAGACTCCCGTTCCGTGGCGACACCCTCGCGAAGCTGGAACGCCAGCACTGCCGGGCCGACCCACCCTCGGTCGTCCCCGCGATCCCGCGCAGGTTCGCACGCGAGGCCGTTCGGGTCGATGAAATCGTCCACCGCTGCCTGGCGAAAGACCCAGCCGACCGCTACGCGACGATCCCCGACCTCCGCCGCGCCTTGACCGAATCCCTCCGCCGGGTCGATCGCCGATTCGATCCCCGACGCTGAGAGGAATCGCCTCAGGGTACGCGCGAGTTCTTCGACCGACCACTCCCCGATCCTGGCGAAAAGCAGGCGTGACTGGCGTTCACCCAGATGCCCGAGACCCAATCGAAATGCGCGCCCTCGGCGACTCCGGGCGCTGGGGGTCACGACGCGGGCGTGCCAGGGGCCACGACGCGGTCTCGCTCCGCGGCGTCGAGCGCCTCAAGAGTTCGTTCTCGCCCGTTGCGTTGGAGGAGGATTCGACCGGTGACGTCTCGGGTCACTTCCGCGGGGCGACTCCCCTTGGGCCCTCGGATGAAGAAGGGCGGACGATCGACCTCGTCCTTCACAGTCACCCGATCGAAGTGGAGGTTCCCGGCTGGCCGGCCGACCAGGTCAGTGCCCTGCAAGTAGAGTGGCGCGAAGAACGAATCGGCCTTGGCGCAATCGCGAAAGGTCACGTCCTCCAGGTCGATCCGGATCGCATCGTACGGGTTGAATTGCACTGCCAGCCCGGACATCGCGTCGTCCTCCGCGAGAAAGCGGGCGATCTGAAGTCGACCCGGCGGCGGGTCTTTCGGCGCGCTGACGAGGTGAACGGCGTGCTGGGCGTTGCCGCGCGAGACACAGTCTTCGATCACGATTGAGACGGGCTTGGAGCGGCCGGCGAGCGACTGCGAGCAGATCTGGTAGCCGGTGCCGGAGTTGCCGCTGGCGACGCAGTGCCTCACCACGCAGTTGACGAGCACGTCGGCCGGATCGTTGGGCTCGAAATCAACGCCCGCCTGCGGAGCCGTCCCCTTCGTGTTGCGCAACAGGCAACGCTCGACCAGCAGGTTCTCGGCACTGATGACGCTGATCCCCTGGCGATGGTTGGCGTTGAAGTCGACGCCGCGGATCACGACGTCGCGGTTGGGGATCTTGTCCGGCCCGGTTCCGAGGTAGACGCCGTCGCCGCCGGTCCTTTCAATGCGAAGGTCCTCGACCCGCACTTCGCGACACCCGAGAAACACCAAACCATGCCGCCATTCTGATTTCTCGTAAGCGGCGGACTGGTAGTCTTCCTTCTCCATGCGGATGACCGGCAGCTCGCCTGCGTCCCCTTTCTCGCCGCGAACCGTCACGCGCTCGCACTGATTGAACGTGAGCAGGCAGTCGCTTTTCGCCTGGTACGAGCCTTTCAGCGCGACGAGTTCCACGCCGCTTTCAAAGACGATTTCCTGCCCGCTGACGCCGGTCAACGGCCGCGTCACCCAGGGCGACGGCTGGCGGTCGATGATCAACCGCTTGACCTTGGAGTTGATCGCTTTCTGAAGAAACGCCGTGGAATCGTGTGCGTCGAACCCCCACCACGAGGCGCGGGCTTCATGCCGGCGACCTTCCAGCACCTCGGCCACCCACTGGGGGCGTTCCGGGACCTCGCCCGCCAGCACGTTGTACGCCGGCAAAACGGCAGCCCATAATCCCACCCAGCCCATCGCGATCGATCGAAAAGGAGTGCGCATGGGCGGCAGAATAACGCGCGTCACGACGCCGATCCACTGGTCCCTACAGCCGCCCAGAACACGCACCGAAGACTCGTCAGGGACTTCGGCGCCACACCCCTGCGCTGGGTCGATCGCTGTTTCGGTCCCTAGCGCAGAGAGACTCCACGCCTTGGCGCGGAACCAACATCTGGTCGGGTCGATCAACTACCGGGGCGACCCAGCCAACAAGTAGAGCACTGAAGCGAGCGTCCGAAAGGGTAAGGCCGAAAAGAAACTGCCGATCGCCCCAACGAACAGGCCGCCCGCGACAGACACTCCCTGGACAGTGTCTCCTCGACTGATCGCGATCAGCAGGATGGCTACCCCGCCGAGGACGAAAAGCATCGAGAAGAACAAGCCGACGATTGCGACGAGGTCCCAGGCCCTTGCCGCGAAAACCAAACGACGGTGCAACCAAGGGGCCGGCCAAACGTCGCTTCCCCCAGGCGAACCGAGCGAAGCGGGCCGCTCGGGATTGATATCGATCGCTGAGAAGGGGTCTCTCACAGGATCCTTAACGGGCGGGAAGGCGACAGGCGTCGCGGTATCGATCTGCAGCTCAGGGACCCAGGCTTCCTTCTTGTCCAATTCGGTCGGCGTCGAGGCCTCTACAGAGATGGACTCCGGAACCTCGATCGATTGCTTGCACTTTGGACACCGGACGCGCTTAGCGGTTGTACCATCGGGCAGAACGAGTTTCGCACCACAGAAACAGGCGACTTTCACCACACGACTCCATGACTGAAGGCAGACCAACAAGATCGGGGACATACTAGCATTCCACGAGGCCGACGAGAGCGCCGATCGCCCGGCGAAGTATCCACAGGCCAGCCCAGGGTCCAGGGCGGACGCAACGATGAAGTCGAGTCCAGAGGGGCCCGAACCGGACGGTTCATCTAGGTCCAGGTGAGTGGACGCCACACCCTTCGTCTCTGGTCTTGTGGCCGGTCAAGTTCGAGGCGTTCTCCTTCGGGGAGCGTCGCTAGCATGAACCATTCGCGCGTCTTCACGCTCTCGATGATGGGCCGTGAGCATCCGGCCGACATCCCGCCGTTTCATCAGCCGAACCGTCTCGTTTCGGCTCCTTGCGACCCTCGCCCCCATCGGCGACAATCCCTGGCCTACCGGTTGAGTCGCAGCCCGCCCCTGGAGCAATCCGTTCCGAAGGAGCATCCGCAATGGAACGAGAACGAGCGCAGGACTTCGACCAGGAGTTGTTGGACCTCTACGACGACTACGCGCACGGCCGGATGGAGCGTCGGGAGTTCATCCGCCGGGTGGGAGCCTTCGCCGTGGCCGGAGTCACGGCCGAGGCGCTGATCGAACGGCTCAGCCCCAACTACGCGCTCGCACAACAGGTCGCGCCTGGCGACGCGCGGCTCCACACCGAATACGTCACGTACGACTCGCCGAAAGGCGGCGGCAAAATCAAGGGACTCCTCGCCCGCCCGAAGAACGGCGACGCAAAGTACCCGGCGGTCCTCGTCATCCACGAGAATCGCGGCCTGAACCCCTACATCGAGGACGTCGCCCGGCGGCTGGCGGTCGCGGGTTTCTTGGCGCTCGCGCCGGACGCCCTCACCCCGCTCGGCGGCTATCCAGGGAACGACGACCAGGGCCGGGCGATGCAGGCCAAGCGCAGCGCCGAGGAGATGACGGAAGACTTCATCGCCGGCGCCGAGTTCCTCAAGGCCCACCCGAACTCGACCGGGAAGGTCGGCGCGGTCGGCTTCTGCTTCGGCGGAGGCATGGTCAATGCGCTCGCCGTGCGAATTCCCAAGACGATCGCCGCGGGCGTCCCCTTCTACGGCCGCCAGCCCCAGGCTGCGGATGTGCCCAAGATCGAAGCCCCCCTCTTGATCCATTACGCGGGCCTGGACACGCGGGTCAACGAGGGTTGGCCCGCCTTCGAACAGGCGCTGAAGGCCTCGGCCAAGCCGTACGAGGCGTTCACGTACCCGAACGTGAACCACGGGTTCCACAACGACACGACCCCACGCTATGACAAGGCGGCGGCCGAGTTGGCGTGGGAGAGGACCATCGCCTTCTTCAAGAAGCATCTGGGCTGATGGCCCATCGCCAGGTGAAGGTCCCAACCGCTCCAACCCGTTCAAACTCCGAGGCCCTGATTCTGATGCTCTTCCTCCCTCGCGCCTTCGCCCTGGCTGCGCTGTTCGGTGTCATGCCGGTCGCCGCCGCTCACGACGAGCACGAGCCGAAGGCCGTGCCCGACGCCGAGGCCCACCGCCCGTCGGCCCTGCCGGACCGCATCATCCTGACGTTCCCCGGCGACCCGTCGCGGAGCCTCGCCGTGACGTGGCGGACCGACGACGCGGTCTCCAAGGGCCTGGCCCAGATCGCTCCGTCCGACGCCGGCCCCCGGTTCGCCGAGCGGGCGGCCACCCTGACGGCCAAGACCTTCGACCTGGACACCGACCTGGGCCATTCCCATCGCCACTCGGTCGTCTTCGGCGACCTCGCTCCGTCGACTCAATACGCCTATCGCGTCGGCGACGGCGTGAACTGGAGCGAGTGGTTCCACGTTCAAACGGCCTCGGACAAGCCCGAGCCGTTCGCGTTCATCTACTTCGGCGACGCTCAGAACGACATCAAGTCACTTTGGTCGCGGGTGATCCGCGGGGCCTACTCCGACGCGCCAAAGGCTCGTTTCATCGTCCATGCCGGCGACCTGGTCAACCGCGCCAACCGCGACGCCGCCTGGGGCGAATGGTTCGCCGCCGGCGGCTGGGTCAACGGCATGGTCCCCAGCGTGCCGGCACCGGGCAACCACGAATACGAACGACCGGCGGGCGCGGCGGCGGACTCGCCGCCGCTCCTTTCGAACCACTGGCGGCCCCAGTTCACCCTGCCGACGAACGGCCCCGCGGGGCTCGAGGAGTCGGCCTACTACTTCGACTACCAGGGCGCCCGCATCGTCGTCCTGAACTCCAACGAGAAGCAAGAGGATCAGGTCGCCTGGCTGGAGCGGATCCTGGCCGACAACCCAAACAAGTGGACGATCGCCACGTTCCACCATCCGATCTATTCGTCCGCCAAGAAGCGTGACAACCCAAAGCTCCGGGCGCTCTGGCAGCCGGTGTTCGACAAACACCGGGTTGACCTCGTCCTTCAGGGGCACGACCACACCTACGCTCGCAGCGGACTCCGCGCCTACGAGAACGTGCCCGAAGGCGTCGGCAGCCGCGAGGACGGCGGGACCGTCTACGTCGTCTCGGTGAGCGGCCCGAAGATGTACGAACTCCAGCGCGACGACTGGATGAAGCGGGCCGCCGAGGACACCCAGCTCTATCAGATCATCAGCGTCAACGGCGACCGCCTCCGCTACGAAGCCCTCACCGCCGTGGGCGATCTCTACGACGCCTTCGACCTCCGCAAGCGCCCGAGCCAGCCCAACGAGTTGATCGACCGCACCCCCAAGGACCTCCCCGAACGCCTCCGCCCCCGCCCTGCCGAGAAGGTCGGCGCCGGCGACTGAAGCCCCCGCGCCTGGCCACGCACCCACGAAGGGTTCACGTCGAACCGCTGGCCGATCGCTACGACCTCCACAAGCACAAGCCAAACCAGCATTTGCCTATACCACCTGGCTTGCCCGACTAAGGCTTCTGGCCAGACGCCGGGCCTGGACATGAGCTCGACGACCCGCCGGTCGGCCAGCGTAACCACGCCGGTGAGCTTGTGGGGGCTTGTTATTTCGAATGCGATCGATTAGAAGTCGTAGGTAATGAAGATGTAGGCGATGATGGCCTCCATTCTTCACAAACATGTCCTTGCATGCTCTGTATCGCGACATTTCTTACGACTTCGCTCGTTCACATCTCGGCGCAACTCCCAAGGAGTCCCCCCATGCGCTGCCGCACGCGCGGTTTCACTCTGATTGAATTGCTGGTGGTGATCGCGATCATCGCCGTGCTGATCGCCCTGCTGCTGCCGGCCGTCCAGGCCGCGCGCGAGGCCGCTCGCCGCAGCCAGTGCGTCAACAACCTGAAGCAGATCGGCCTGGCGCTGCACAACTACCACAGCGCCAACAACAACTTCCCGCAGGGGGCTTCAAAGAACCCCAAGAACTCGCCCGGGGACAGCGACTTGATCTGGTCGTCGTGGGGCGCCAACGCCCTCCTCCTCCCGTACCTGGAACAGCAGGCCCTGTACGCCTCGACGAACTTCTCCTGGGGCGTCAACCCTTACGGCGACCCTTGCTACTACATCAACAGCACGACGGCCAACACGAAGCTGAACGCCTTCATCTGCCCGTCGGACTCGAACGTCGGCAAGCCGAACATCAACAACTACTACGCTTCCGTCGGCACGACGACCGACTTCATGACCGTCAACTGCTGGGGCGGCATCAATCCAGCGTGCAAGGCGACCGGCTCCACGGGGCTGTTCACCTACTTCCTGACCTACGGGATGGCCGACGTCACCGACGGCACATCGAACACCGTCGCCTACTCGGAATCGCTGACGGGCAAGCCGAACGTGGGCAACGGCTATCGCGGCAACAGCACCCGCGGCGTGGCCGATCCGGGCATCGTCATGTACAACGCGGCCAGCCGCCCCGACTTGATCCTCAAGGGCCTTCAGGCCTGCGCCACGGGATTCAAGAGCAGCCTGAACATCTCCAGCGACAAGGGCCAGCTTTGGGGGTTTGGGGCGCGGGCGTACTCGCTTTTCCACACGATTCAGACGCCCAACGACAGCCAGTATTCGTTCGGCTCGTGCGAGTTCGGCTGCGACACCTGCGGTCTCGATCAGTCGTGGACTGTGGGGGCCCAGAGCAACCACTCTGGGGGAGTCAACGTCCTCTTCGCGGACGGCTCGGTCCGGTTCGTCAAGGATTCGGTCTCTCGACCCACCTGGTACGCGCTGGGGAGCCGCGACGGCGGTGAGACCGTCTCCAGCGACGCGTACTGACCCTCTCCGGAACTCACGAACCCGATTCGAGGAACCAACGCCATGCGACCAGGTCGCTCCCTCTCGCGCCGCAGTCTCCTGTTGACCGCGGCGTCTCTGGCCCTCGCCCCGCTCGCGGGCTGCGACGGAGGCTCCGTCGGCGACGGTGAGCAGGCCTCGCCGGTCGACCCTCAACAGGCCGCCATCCAGCAGAAGGCTTACGCGGACTTCGCCAAGACCAAACAAGGGGGGAAAGCCGCCCGCAAGCCCTGACCCTGCAAACCATTCGATCGCGTTTCTCACTCAGCGCGCCTCAAAGTCTGTCCCGCATCGCCCTGCCGGCCACGACGGGGGGCGACCATGCCGTCGGCCCGCAGGCCGGCGACGAACGAATCCGTCTTCCAGGGGCCGTGCGGCAAGGCCAT comes from the Paludisphaera rhizosphaerae genome and includes:
- a CDS encoding right-handed parallel beta-helix repeat-containing protein; the protein is MGLWAAVLPAYNVLAGEVPERPQWVAEVLEGRRHEARASWWGFDAHDSTAFLQKAINSKVKRLIIDRQPSPWVTRPLTGVSGQEIVFESGVELVALKGSYQAKSDCLLTFNQCERVTVRGEKGDAGELPVIRMEKEDYQSAAYEKSEWRHGLVFLGCREVRVEDLRIERTGGDGVYLGTGPDKIPNRDVVIRGVDFNANHRQGISVISAENLLVERCLLRNTKGTAPQAGVDFEPNDPADVLVNCVVRHCVASGNSGTGYQICSQSLAGRSKPVSIVIEDCVSRGNAQHAVHLVSAPKDPPPGRLQIARFLAEDDAMSGLAVQFNPYDAIRIDLEDVTFRDCAKADSFFAPLYLQGTDLVGRPAGNLHFDRVTVKDEVDRPPFFIRGPKGSRPAEVTRDVTGRILLQRNGRERTLEALDAAERDRVVAPGTPAS
- a CDS encoding zinc ribbon domain-containing protein, whose amino-acid sequence is MKVACFCGAKLVLPDGTTAKRVRCPKCKQSIEVPESISVEASTPTELDKKEAWVPELQIDTATPVAFPPVKDPVRDPFSAIDINPERPASLGSPGGSDVWPAPWLHRRLVFAARAWDLVAIVGLFFSMLFVLGGVAILLIAISRGDTVQGVSVAGGLFVGAIGSFFSALPFRTLASVLYLLAGSPR
- the yghX gene encoding YghX family hydrolase; protein product: MERERAQDFDQELLDLYDDYAHGRMERREFIRRVGAFAVAGVTAEALIERLSPNYALAQQVAPGDARLHTEYVTYDSPKGGGKIKGLLARPKNGDAKYPAVLVIHENRGLNPYIEDVARRLAVAGFLALAPDALTPLGGYPGNDDQGRAMQAKRSAEEMTEDFIAGAEFLKAHPNSTGKVGAVGFCFGGGMVNALAVRIPKTIAAGVPFYGRQPQAADVPKIEAPLLIHYAGLDTRVNEGWPAFEQALKASAKPYEAFTYPNVNHGFHNDTTPRYDKAAAELAWERTIAFFKKHLG
- a CDS encoding purple acid phosphatase family protein, which codes for MAHRQVKVPTAPTRSNSEALILMLFLPRAFALAALFGVMPVAAAHDEHEPKAVPDAEAHRPSALPDRIILTFPGDPSRSLAVTWRTDDAVSKGLAQIAPSDAGPRFAERAATLTAKTFDLDTDLGHSHRHSVVFGDLAPSTQYAYRVGDGVNWSEWFHVQTASDKPEPFAFIYFGDAQNDIKSLWSRVIRGAYSDAPKARFIVHAGDLVNRANRDAAWGEWFAAGGWVNGMVPSVPAPGNHEYERPAGAAADSPPLLSNHWRPQFTLPTNGPAGLEESAYYFDYQGARIVVLNSNEKQEDQVAWLERILADNPNKWTIATFHHPIYSSAKKRDNPKLRALWQPVFDKHRVDLVLQGHDHTYARSGLRAYENVPEGVGSREDGGTVYVVSVSGPKMYELQRDDWMKRAAEDTQLYQIISVNGDRLRYEALTAVGDLYDAFDLRKRPSQPNELIDRTPKDLPERLRPRPAEKVGAGD
- a CDS encoding DUF1559 family PulG-like putative transporter gives rise to the protein MRCRTRGFTLIELLVVIAIIAVLIALLLPAVQAAREAARRSQCVNNLKQIGLALHNYHSANNNFPQGASKNPKNSPGDSDLIWSSWGANALLLPYLEQQALYASTNFSWGVNPYGDPCYYINSTTANTKLNAFICPSDSNVGKPNINNYYASVGTTTDFMTVNCWGGINPACKATGSTGLFTYFLTYGMADVTDGTSNTVAYSESLTGKPNVGNGYRGNSTRGVADPGIVMYNAASRPDLILKGLQACATGFKSSLNISSDKGQLWGFGARAYSLFHTIQTPNDSQYSFGSCEFGCDTCGLDQSWTVGAQSNHSGGVNVLFADGSVRFVKDSVSRPTWYALGSRDGGETVSSDAY